CATTATTTTCTTTCTTGTTGTTTACGACAATCTGATATGAACCCCACGCAACATATAATGAAATCATAAATAATACGATTGCAAATGATGCATGAATCGCACCAAGCCAACCGTAATTAGTATAGTATTGGATTTGGATAAAAAAGAATAACAAGAAGCTCAATGCATTATACAATTTAGGGATCCTACCCATATTACCAAAAATAAACATAATGGCTGGAATAACCTTAATTACATTCATAATAGTTCTGTGTTTTTGCCACAGTCCACCATCAACAAAAACAGCTAAGCATGCTAAAACAACTTGTGTAACGATCCCAAGCAAAAGCATCAATGCCAACAGGAAAAATAAGGTTCGAGAGAATTTTTGAATCTTAAACTTAGTTTTTTTTTCCATTCCCATTAAAAATTCCCCTCCATTTCTAATTTCAAATTGCATACGTATAAGCTGTTTCTCTGGTACTTATGTAATGTTTT
The DNA window shown above is from Bacillus sp. T3 and carries:
- a CDS encoding DUF6220 domain-containing protein, whose amino-acid sequence is MGMEKKTKFKIQKFSRTLFFLLALMLLLGIVTQVVLACLAVFVDGGLWQKHRTIMNVIKVIPAIMFIFGNMGRIPKLYNALSFLLFFFIQIQYYTNYGWLGAIHASFAIVLFMISLYVAWGSYQIVVNNKKENNENKQQLQYTGTEI